The following are from one region of the Prevotella communis genome:
- a CDS encoding DUF5675 family protein, with translation MELILERIAKRRTYTIGRLYIRRQVVDEYLTGTADDYFCDTLEPTWRDYKNGAYKVKGRSAIPEGRYAVVISYSPKFKQWLPILLGGPEFNRKWQGIRIHAGNTAQDTEGCILVGKNKLVGQVVDSRIWTHRLKQKIVEAKGRGEPVWLTIR, from the coding sequence ATGGAATTGATTTTAGAACGTATAGCAAAACGCAGGACCTACACGATAGGTCGTCTGTACATCCGCCGCCAAGTGGTGGATGAATATCTGACCGGCACAGCCGATGACTATTTTTGCGACACACTGGAACCTACCTGGCGCGACTACAAGAATGGGGCCTACAAGGTGAAAGGTCGCTCGGCCATCCCCGAAGGCCGCTACGCAGTGGTTATCTCGTATTCGCCCAAGTTCAAGCAGTGGCTGCCCATCCTGCTTGGTGGCCCTGAGTTCAACCGCAAATGGCAGGGCATACGCATCCATGCGGGCAACACGGCCCAGGATACCGAAGGTTGCATACTGGTGGGCAAGAACAAACTGGTGGGGCAGGTGGTGGACAGCCGCATATGGACTCATCGTCTCAAGCAGAAAATTGTTGAGGCAAAGGGTAGGGGTGAGCCCGTCTGGCTCACCATCAGGTGA
- a CDS encoding DUF3987 domain-containing protein produces the protein MEMILERLMFTCIGKGHGAPCLPANREDWEKLRREPWLKEMCERIERGDEQLKHRLPVWTPHCAEFKNNHRAIADAVRPLNRLMLDFDEKGHTDEICARLLEQSPLVPLLIEESVRRGTHVLVELPDGMTVDQAQQLMQEATGFEPDAAVKDVSRCIYMVPEDHTKYVSDKLFEVSEDCERKSEPTSDEGCELKSLPTSEAAQEPHTELMFKGIPYTSIIAEWWHRNGGEPAEGERNVKLHKLAVSLRAICDNKKEVLMQVMPRFGLSDVELRSVVDSACKETPKGISKMMQGIVSALEMGISSDEIEDVEAVRAETGVKVNVKALPMGLKESLAGVPVSMHMPVLCGVLPIAAAYADQVMVEYCDGNLQHLGLMSIIRGEQASNKSVVKNAIDVWKRQFDEEDALARKREEEWKERKKGRKANEKAPDDPKVLIRMVPVTVSCSTLLKRFKNAQGHTLYSFGEELDTLRKTNGAGSWSSKYDIYRLSFDKGEWGQDYNSDAAESGVVKVAYNWTMLGTNGALRKCFKSDNIENGLSSRILVAEMPDSSFSKMPKFGRRSAGDEAMIQEAVTRLRAFSGLIDTPRLRKAIEQWVEQKRVEAAKDIDHVKDTYRKRAAVIGFRCGVIFHLLETHPQPLPVRDGSGQTQVKELSTPLPHREGKGESRNCIKFALMMAEYCLSQQIKAFGEALQNQYVDAREECQRYGANHSVFDQLAPTFTLDDLRALKRGYCSESAMRMIISRWMRDGWISKTDRYHWSKVKVNSEK, from the coding sequence ATGGAAATGATTTTGGAACGATTGATGTTTACATGCATAGGCAAGGGACACGGCGCCCCTTGCTTACCAGCCAACCGCGAGGATTGGGAAAAACTTCGCCGCGAGCCTTGGCTGAAAGAGATGTGTGAAAGGATAGAGCGTGGCGACGAGCAGTTGAAGCATCGGCTGCCGGTGTGGACACCCCACTGCGCCGAGTTCAAGAATAATCATCGTGCCATTGCCGATGCGGTGCGTCCGCTGAACCGACTGATGCTGGATTTTGACGAGAAGGGTCACACGGACGAAATCTGTGCCCGACTCTTGGAGCAGTCGCCGTTGGTGCCGCTGCTGATAGAGGAAAGCGTTCGTCGTGGCACTCATGTGCTCGTTGAGTTGCCCGACGGCATGACGGTCGACCAGGCTCAGCAGCTGATGCAGGAGGCTACGGGCTTTGAGCCGGATGCCGCGGTGAAGGATGTTTCGAGGTGCATCTATATGGTGCCCGAGGACCATACGAAGTATGTCAGCGACAAGCTGTTTGAGGTCTCTGAGGACTGTGAGCGCAAAAGTGAGCCGACATCCGATGAGGGCTGCGAGCTGAAGAGCCTGCCGACATCCGAAGCCGCACAAGAACCCCATACGGAGCTGATGTTCAAGGGCATCCCTTATACCTCTATTATAGCAGAGTGGTGGCATCGCAACGGCGGAGAGCCGGCCGAAGGCGAGCGCAACGTGAAACTACACAAGTTGGCCGTCAGTCTTCGTGCTATCTGCGACAACAAGAAAGAGGTGCTGATGCAGGTGATGCCCCGATTCGGACTCTCCGACGTTGAACTTCGCAGCGTGGTCGACTCGGCTTGCAAGGAGACGCCCAAGGGCATTTCAAAGATGATGCAAGGCATTGTAAGTGCGCTGGAAATGGGTATCTCTTCAGACGAAATCGAGGATGTCGAGGCGGTTCGGGCAGAGACTGGTGTGAAGGTCAATGTCAAAGCGTTACCAATGGGCCTTAAAGAGTCGCTGGCGGGTGTTCCCGTGTCGATGCACATGCCGGTGCTCTGTGGTGTGCTGCCCATTGCAGCGGCCTATGCCGACCAGGTGATGGTGGAGTATTGTGACGGCAACTTGCAGCACCTGGGACTGATGTCGATTATACGTGGTGAACAGGCTTCTAACAAGTCGGTGGTGAAGAATGCCATCGATGTATGGAAACGTCAGTTCGATGAGGAAGACGCCCTTGCCCGCAAGCGCGAGGAGGAGTGGAAGGAGCGCAAGAAGGGGCGCAAGGCCAACGAGAAGGCGCCCGACGACCCGAAGGTGCTGATAAGGATGGTGCCGGTGACGGTCTCGTGTTCTACTTTGCTCAAGCGCTTCAAGAATGCTCAGGGTCACACCCTCTACAGCTTTGGTGAGGAACTCGACACCCTGCGTAAAACCAACGGTGCCGGCTCGTGGAGCTCAAAGTACGACATCTACCGCCTGAGCTTTGACAAAGGTGAGTGGGGTCAGGATTACAACTCGGATGCCGCAGAGTCGGGAGTGGTGAAGGTGGCCTACAACTGGACGATGCTCGGCACCAACGGAGCACTCAGAAAGTGCTTTAAGTCGGACAACATAGAGAACGGTCTTTCTAGCCGAATCCTCGTGGCCGAGATGCCCGACAGCAGTTTCTCGAAGATGCCCAAGTTTGGCCGTCGTTCGGCCGGGGATGAAGCCATGATACAAGAGGCCGTCACCCGACTGCGTGCGTTCTCCGGACTCATAGACACCCCGCGTCTGCGCAAGGCCATCGAGCAGTGGGTGGAGCAGAAACGCGTAGAGGCTGCCAAGGACATCGACCACGTGAAGGATACTTATCGTAAGCGTGCTGCCGTCATCGGTTTCCGGTGCGGGGTGATCTTTCACTTGCTGGAGACCCACCCCCAGCCCCTCCCTGTGAGGGATGGGAGTGGTCAGACTCAAGTAAAAGAACTATCTACGCCCCTCCCTCACAGGGAGGGGAAGGGGGAGAGTCGAAACTGTATCAAGTTTGCGCTGATGATGGCCGAGTATTGTCTTTCTCAGCAGATAAAAGCATTCGGCGAGGCATTGCAGAATCAATATGTTGATGCCAGGGAGGAGTGTCAGCGATATGGTGCCAACCACTCCGTGTTCGACCAGCTTGCACCCACTTTTACCCTCGATGACCTGCGAGCCTTGAAGCGCGGCTACTGCTCGGAATCGGCCATGCGCATGATTATCTCTCGATGGATGCGCGACGGATGGATTAGCAAAACCGACCGCTACCACTGGAGTAAGGTAAAAGTGAATAGTGAAAAGTGA